The following DNA comes from Phoenix dactylifera cultivar Barhee BC4 unplaced genomic scaffold, palm_55x_up_171113_PBpolish2nd_filt_p 001706F, whole genome shotgun sequence.
gggatctctgcaagggagctagtaccCCGGTGAGATCGGAACCTCGTTCAATCCATATCTttgtgtggatatccgtagaggccggacacttgtgcggcttcaagcgaacctgattTCTACGATCATTAAATAGCagtgaagatctacccgctcaaaggtaaagatttgatcttcataatttttaattgtagacctaaaaattaattaagcaattaattttaatctgtcCTTTAAGATTTCATAATCTTCTGAGTCAGAGAActgaagaaaatttttgaaatctacgttccctaggatgttcatgcgatgaacgacccCGCGTGTATATTTCTGCTGCAATTTTCGCAATGCGTGCGGAGGTAATCTGACAATTCTGAGTCGGTCGGCGGAGGACAAGAGCTGAGATCGGTGAAAGGGGCTGAGGAGGGGGTCGGTTGGCGTGGGTTAGGAATTTGAGGCTTATGGAGGGGGTCAGGTTTTGTTTGGAGGAGGAATGGAAtctgacgacgcttataagcatcgtcggaTTTTGGCATCCAtcaacgcttataagcatcagtGATTAACCcttccgatgcttataagcatgggTAATGGGTGGCTTTCGGCGATGCAAAGCAAAGCGTCGACGGAACCTATTTTTTTAACACACTTTTAAAAAGTATCGGTATTCTTtgtcgcaaaaaaaaaaaatttgccgaTGCTTCTATCTAGCGTCAGCAATATAGAGTTGGCAATTATAGTTTTTGTTGTAGTGCCACAAACCATGCATCCATAAGTACTGAATCGGATAtaacactacaaaagaaagaataactcccggcgcttttttttgtctctaccgacgcttataagcgtcggcgaagtCCCAGCCCACGCGAcccaaagcgtgggtcagacgtcgggcaggtgggcgtgggtccggtttttgccgacgctaagagaaagcgtcggcaaaaacagggatttgccgacgctaatgaaagcgtcggcaaaaacggcttttccgacgctttaaagcgtcgataaAGCCCAATCCAGTTTGcgttttcgccgacgctttaaagcgtcgggaaaaacaggagtcccgacgctttaaagcgtcgataaAGACCAATCGTAGTCAAAAGACGCCACGGGCTAAACAGGAGTGGTGATGCTGAGCGCAGAGAAGTATCAAAAGTTGCAAGTGGTTCAGGCTTAGCACATGAACCAATTAAAAAGACTTAAAGAGGAAAAGATACCACATGAAATTGatgtaatatatttatataactaaagaagttttaaaaaaatgatgcacCGGTTCTCCATACAAACTCCTAGATCCTGAAGAACACAGCATGCCGAGATTCCTCAAGTCCAAGGACAAACATTTGACACGCccataatgataaataaatttCTAGATTTAGACAGGCCACCAGCTATAAGCGAGGgtcatgaaagacaaagtacaaAAAAATTGACAGCTACGGAGCTTGAAGCAAGATTAGAAGCCGCCCCGCTCAAAATCAAGACCTTCCATAGCCATGAGCATGCCTGGCAGTGGCACTCGCCACAGCCAAGTTGTGGAAGCCCAAACGAAAGAAGCTGCGAGAAGAGACTaactatcatcctcatcatcgtcCTCTTCGTCATCATCTTGCTCACCATCCTCATCATCTTCAGATCCCTTCTGACAAAAAACAGCATAATTGGTCGGGCAGAGTTTATTAGCGTGTGCAAATAAAAATGCTGCACAGTACACAGCAGAGAAGAAACAGATCAAGCAAATAAAACTAATATCTTTTGGTAACATGAGTCCTCATGAAGGAAAATAGGAATATACCGCACTGTACACAGCAGATAAGAAACAGATCAAGCATATAAAACTAATATCTTTTGGTAACATGAGTCCTCCTGAAAAATAGGAAATAAAAATGGAAAGCATGCGAGGCTTTTAGCAATCTCAAAAGTTCATAGGATGCTATGCATCAAACACTTGTAATGGGACTCACGTACAAAATAATAAGATTATTCAGGAACCAAAACACCAGAAGTTTCCAACATATCAAATAGACTTCTTCAGAGAGGAGCCTCAAAGCGGACAGAATTATTAAGAATCATAGGAGTAAGATTATTTTTTGGGTTTTCTATTTTCTAATTTAGTCAAGTTTCCATTGCCCCTAAGAAAATTGATTCCAATGTTATTTCCAACCACTATTTTTGTAAAAAGGTGCAAAAACATCTAcacaaattaataaataaatgaacACATCAAAAAATAAGATTGCATCAGTTGCATAAATTATTATCTTAATATGCATAAGCACTTCTGCAGAGCGATAAGTATCAATTTTATCAAAGtgaaaagaatttgaaaaaCATGAGATAATGGATGGTCACTTTAATATCACTAAACACACCGAGTACAGACACCAAAGCTCTGTACAGCTTTGGACAAGATGAGTCTTATCTAGAGCAGAACAGCATTATCGTACATCTTTTCTGGCTGattttttatatcaaattttTAAAATGAACACAAAATCTGAGCTGTTCTTAAGCAAAAGACAGGgcacagaagaaaaaaaatcaaacgaaACATGGTACAACTGAGGGCAGAAGTTTGACAAATCAAGGATCCTACACATATTTTGCATGGCCAAAAGTAACTAACAAATATCTGCTACATTACAATTGCAGTGCATACAATAATTAAAACTAGcccatttgaaatttatttATCTGCTAGCATTGTTTAAAACTCAAAACAAGCGAGGCATTTACctcttcatcatcttcatctccaTCAAAGTCCTCTTCATCAGCCTCCTGCATCATCATAATATTTAAAGTACACAGGAGTCTTAGGAAAACTTGGAACCGATGTTCAGtgagaagaaaaattgatatttggcaaaagaaaaggaggaaaggACAGAAGGTAGAAAACTTGCATTATTAAAATACTTCAAAGGGTTGGGGCATAAATCTTCCTTGATTATCTCTGCCACCTGCATCAATTTGTTGTAGAGtacatcaacagacagaaaaaatgTACAGGAAAAGAAGCTGAACGTTTAATTCAATTCAAAAACCAAAAACAGGAATCTGCATACAAGTTAGCAGAATTCATAAAATAGGAAgattaaaaaagataaaaacaacAAAATCATGTTGTCATATGAGTTTCACTGATACCAGAagaataaacagaaaaattgatttgaaaaaTGTGCAGTCGTCCACGATAATCAGTCTTCCCAATTTAACTCTGAATGATTACCTCATCTGTTACACCATCTGAGAAATTTTTCTGTTGAGTTTTACCAAACCAACTAAAGAAActgcatcaaaaaaataaaaataaagaatgagaaaagaattcatgcatccaagtATCATGCAACCAATAATAATACTGAACACTATTCCCCGGATATAATCTACCATGATACAACACCATATTCGACAAAGAAGTTTATCAGAATTATCTTCAATCTTTCATATGCACAGACTGATGCATGTGGTAGAAATGAGAATATTGAATAACATGTGTGGTAAAATATGGAAGGATAAGAAGTGGGACAGTTATGCCAGAAGAGGTGTAGAACTTGCACCAATTAAGGATGAAGTGGCACGCAAGTGACAGAAATCAGTGGGCATGTGCAGGACTAGAGGAGGCCTTTGCAAAAATAAGATTCCTGGTCTTCTAAGAAGAACTAGGAGGGAAATGTGAACGGCGATCTACTTGGAAAGAATACGCATATGatatacataaatatgaatAATCCTAATATTGAAAGcaacaacagcagaattatcatAAATTATCAGATACTCAATGTGACAAAATCAGTTAGATATCCAGCTATtgcctataaaacaagattacaTGGTACTAAAGCCAACCTTTCCTTAGTAAAAGGTCGCTTGCCTCCCTTCTTCTCATGACCATTACCATTGGCAATCTCCTACAGATATTATGAGAAACAAACATTAGAACTAATACCTGACTCAGAAAATTATCAATGATTACCGCATAAGATAATAACCTTACCATACCCTCCTTCCACTTGATAGTCGTACCAGTTATATTAGCCACTCCTTCCTCAGTGAAGGAATAAGTCTTCACAAGCTTTGTGTCTTCAAAATATGGGTTAGGAGAGAagttctatacattacaaacacCCAGTCAATTGATTAAAGATAATAAATCGCAAGAATATACTTATTCATAGCAACAGAATGGCTAtttggtcaaaaataaacaacaaCTCACAAATATAATGGAGTAGCCTGACTTTAAATCCTGACAATCTTCAACATCTAGTGAAACCAAATACTTGAAAATCTGCATCAAAGGAACATTATTAACACAAGCACCTGGAAATCTATTATGGGTTCCAAGTAATACCAGACATCAGATAAATCCAGAAGAAGCTGACAAAGGTCCTAGAATGATATCTCTAATCCAGAAGAAGCTGACAAAGGTCCTAGACATCAGATAATATACCATTCTCTTCCACCAaacatgcctaattttcatgtAAATGTTATTCCATCCGAAACTGCAAGCTCTTCTACAAATCTAATCAAGAATCCACCATACCACCTGGCACTTGCTGCATAATCTTTTTTACCATACAAACACCATCTTCTCTCAAATCTGGAAGTAAAAACAGTGATAATAAATGTAAtgcaattataaataaataaatgatggGATAATGCAGGGGAGGGCCTCGGCGGAGGATGGCTGGGGTGCCGGCGGCGGCGAGGGCGCGGAGGCAGGGGAGGGCCTCGGCGATGCCGCCAGAGCCGTGCTCCATGTCGACGACCACGTAGTCGTAGCCGGCGAGGCCGGCGATCTCGGCGAGGGTCGGGGAGGAGcgcaggaggaagaggccgtagagGGTCTCGCCGGCGACGAGGCGGGACTTGAGGATCCGCAGTTCGGGGGAGAGAGGGGCGAAGTCGGGATCCAAGGAGGCGGCGAAGAGGCGGGCGAAGACATCATCGCCGGAGCCTCTGCTTCTTGAATCCGGAGGGGGTTAGGGAGGGGGTTTGATGATGATGAGAAGGCACCGTTGAtgggttagagagagagagaagacgagGAGGGCGAGAGAGATGTGGGTAATACTACTAGTTAAATAGAGAGAGGAGGGCGGTGGCCGGGAAATCGGAAACccggagagaggagggaggagggaggagggaggagggatggTCAGAAGAGGGTTGGGATGTAGGTGCgttggcttccgacgacgctttgtAGCGTCGTCTTAGGTCCAAGACTGcaccgacgctttttagcgtcgtcttttgccgacgctttttacaagtGTCGGCAAATTTTGACAATAGACCGAAACttgccgacgcttgtaaaaagcgtcggcaaaaatgcGTCGGTAAAACCGACTTTTCCTGTAGTGTATAACTATACAACTACTTTCTTATCCTATTAAAagcaattaaattatttttttttccttgtatcTCATGCACATTCCGGATCTATACATATCAGGAAAAAGTCAATTGATGGCACAAATAATTAGAAATAAAGTCGGATCCGCCAACATATCATAAATTTCAACCTGCAGAAATTTCTGAACAATATGATTCTGATGCTATCTTGTGAggcttatattaaataatcttgaATGAATCAATGAATGATTCTTATTCTAGATGAAATTATATGAGCAATGAGAGGTGACACAAAACATCAGAAAAATTGATTGTTACCCATACTAGAATCAGGCACATTACTCAATAAGATTATGCAAAAATTTCTGGATGCAGCTGGGACCTTGTTCTATGAGAACTAAATTTACAAACCATTGACTAATTCAAATAACATTCAGAGGCatctaaaaaataatcaaaaaatatttatttaacaaATTCATGCCTCTGTGCATTAGTCCTACCACTCCAATCCAATCTTGAACCTGAATTAGGCCTCTGACACCATTTTAATGGACTCAGGTATCTATCAGGATGTTCTTAATGGAAGACTTAGATCTTGTTCATGATACTGATGTGATACGAACATACTTAAAGAGTTTAAAGGACTTTTCTCGAGCCAAGATGTGATTAAGGAGTTGAAAAATTATGTTAGGCCCAGCCCTTCCCTTTGGCCCGGCGTTGTGGCCAGCAAGGTCCAATGGCTTGTTTCACCTAGCCAAATAGGGAAGAGCCTTGCTCGAACTCGGATGGAGGAGGAAGAgttctcctccaccccaaactCTGTCATAGGCTAGGAAACCCCTAGCCTTCGTCTATTTAAAGGCCCCCAACCCCACTTCTGTTAGAATTTGAATGAGTTTTAAATGTTTTAAAGAGGTGTAAATAAAAAGCATTTGTAACccccaaatttttaaaagagttgtTGTAACCTTTTAAGTATTTCAAATTCCATTTGGAAGTTTTAAAACTTCCCATTATCTCTCATTATGGCCTTAATGAGGCCATAAGTATTCAACCGTTATGCTTGGATGACAAAAGGCCTGTAAAGGAGCCATTCCTTGCATCTAAAAATAATACAACACAAAGTCTTCTTCTTGCTCTCCTAGTCTCTCCTTACCTCCATTTTCTCTTTTACAATtacatatattattttatattttgggcAACCAATATAGATTAGGTAATATGCCTACTACAGATGTGCATTGTAGATTAGGTCCGCTGTGAGCTGTTGGGTTGTatctagggctggaagtgggctcgggccggcccgaagcccatcgggTCGGGCTGCCCGCGGGCCGGGCTATGGGCTAGGGCCAAtgcatttcgggccgggctcgggctgaaTAATTAAGCCCGTTTCTATTTCAGGCCGGGCTCGGGTATCTCATTGGCCCGGCCCGGGCCCGACCCAAGCCTGCGCCCATACTCAGCCCGAACGCGGCCCGTCCAAGCCCGAGCCCGTATCAGCAATTTGCCCTAAAGGAAAACCTAAAGGCTTGAATCGCGACTCGCTCCGTCGCTCGTCACCATTTTCGACCCGAGGGATTTGCAGAGGCGGCGCGGACGAGCGGTGGAGGCGACGAGGCGCGGCGCGTGGAGCGGTGCAGGCGACGAGGCGTGGTCCGCTCGTCCACTCTTCCATTTCTCCGGTCgtcatcgtcgtcgtcgtcgtcgtcgaccGTCCCGGCCACCCTATCGTCGGCGAAGCTAGATTTTGAGGTACGATTTCTTCGTTTTGGTTGGGATCTTCTTCGTTTTGGTTGGGATCTTCTTCGTTTTGGTTGGGATTTGCCGAGGCGCAGAGTGGATGAGCGGCGAAGGCGTGGAGCTAGGGACCTAGGGTTTCTCCGCTTCCGGCTTCTCCTTCCGGTTTCTCCGCTTCCGGCTTCTCCTAATCTCCTTGCACTACTGTTTGATGATTTCTCTTTATGCTTTATAATTATGCTCGGTAGCAGCCTAGTAGGGTTTTAGTTGTGAGCATCAAAGGAGTATGGTTTTTAACAAATTTTAAGGGACCTCAACCTGCCTCTTTCTTACAGATAAAAGTGGCTGCTGATCCCCCTCAGGCCTCATGTGCTATGATGGAGCTCTTTATTCATTTTGTAGAGCATCATAAATTGATAATCTGATATATCTGTTGAGATGGTATGAACATATTGCGCGAGATATTCTGCTATGTCACCAAAAATATCAACTGAGATTGAACCGAAATATTGATGCCTATACTTTTTCATATCGGcagataattttttaaaaaatagttccTCAATTTTCTTTCTCGATATCTTGGCTAAGATAACAATATAGTCCTATATTGTGGTATCTTGACCGTGATGCAAAATatcttatttaattatttatattataaattatttttttaacatgaGTGCATGACAAGATAGTGATTtgttattatttatttgtttatttatttatgggtTCAATTTTCAAATGAGTTAGTAAATTTTTAGTTGAACTGGCAAGTTGATCATCTTTGTTATGTTATAGCAACTGGAAGTTTTCATGCTTTCAATTATGATGCCTGCTGAGGAGAATTGTTACAATAGTTGCAATTtgtgatatttattttgttatttgggCAGATTATTTTTACTAATGTCTCATTCTAAAGTGGGTGAAAATGAGATTGTTGAAGATTTAAGGAATGAGGATGATAGAAATAAAGATACTGCTGAAAATATTTGTGACAATTCTTCTAGAAAAAGATCTTGGGTATGGAATCACTTTATCgaggaaaaaaattctgaagggTCAATAGCTAAGTGCAAATATTGTAAAAAAGTTTTAAGTGGGAGCACTAAAGGAGGAACGAGTCATCTAAAACGCCATCTTGAAAATGTTTGCAAGAAGTATCAAAAGAATTCGACTAATCAGTTGCTCTTACTACCAAGTTCAAAAGATCCGATAAAGTGTCTCAAATTCAATCAAGAAGAGAGTAGAAAAATTCTTGcaaaatttattatatatgCTGAGCTTCCATTTCGTATTGTTGAGCACACTGTTTTTCTGGATTTTATGAGATCTCTTCAGCCATTATTCAAAATTATGGGTCGTAAGACTGTAAAACATGATTGTATGGCTTTGTatcaagaagagaggaaaaaattgcatgatGTATTCAAGAACCTAAGTTCTCGAGCTAGTTTCACTACTGATATTTGGACATCAAATCAGAAAATCGGTTCTATCACAGCACATTATATTGATTCTGACTTTACTCTGCATAAGAAGATTATTAGTTTCAAGAAACTTCCATACCCTCACACCAGCTTTGCAATTGAAGATGCTGTAAAAAAATGCCTTGTTGAATGAGAATTGGATTATAAAATATGTGCTATTACTTTGGATAATTGCAGCACAAATGATACTGTAATGAGAAGGCTCTGAGATCACTTTTGTTATTCAATGTTGTTTAGTGGGGAGTACAGTCATATTAGATGTTGTgcacatatattaaatattatggttcaggatggaatgaaaatcattcaTGAAGCTATTGAATGTATAAGAGAAATTGTTAGATATGTCTCTGCATCCCCATCTCGAATGCAAGCATTTAATGAAATTCTACAGCATATGAGACTTCCTGCTAGAAAAGGACTCACTTTGGATGTTCCTACAAGATGGAATTCTACTTATGAAATGTTGCATGATGCACTTGGTTATAAAGATGCTCTTATTAGATATGCAACTGAGCATTCATGTGTATGCCCCACCAATGATGAATGGAAAAAGGCTTCTATaattcttaaatttttagaagccttTCTTGATGCCACTAAAGTATTTTCTGGTTGTAAGTATCCCACATCCAATTTATACCTAAAAGAAGTTTGGGGAATTAGGGCTTTATTGATGGATGAAAGTATCGATACTGATGAAATAGTGAAGCAATTAACAAAtgagatgctaaagaagtttaacaaatattggtctcagtgcaataatttgttggtaattgcttctattttggatcccagatcaaagttgatatttgtagaattttgttatcaaaaggcatttgagttggaggagtgcaagaaaaagattgaTGATATTCGTGCTTGTCTTTTTCAATTGTATAATGAGTATGTAGATGCAACAAGAATGCATCCCTCTATGAGTTCAAGTGAGCGAACATCTAATTTTGGTGGACAAGGTGATATAAGTTcagtttcttccaaaaaaaaatttggtatgGATTTTGCTCAATTTAGAAGTCAGAGTTCTTCAAAACGCCCTAAGAGATCCGAGTTGGATAGTTATTTGGATGATGATGTACTTCCCGATTTGGAGAATAAAGAGTTTGACATCTTGGCTTGGTGGAAGAGCAATGCAGCAGTCTATCCTATACTATCAAGAATGGCTCGAGATGTTCTAGCTATTCCAGTCTTCACTGTTTCATTTGAGTCAGCATTCAGCACTGGTGGTAGAGTTGTGGATCAGTATCGAAGCTCTTTGAGCCCTTCTACCGTAGAAGCCTTAGTGTGTACCCAAAATTGGCTTCGTGAACAATATGATGAAGGTATAtaaatcttttaaatttatctaatattttttatttgcttattgtacttataatttaaacatttatgattgatttgtgTGTTAACAGTTGCAAATTGCTCGAGTTCTGTAACGTTGAATGTAGATGACGACACCCTGGACTCCTGGAGTGGGCAATTTGGGAGAACTGAATGacgataccctcatcagatctaGTTCATACCTAAAGTATCAAGTATGAAGTATGTTTGTTGATGGAGTATTTTCATGTGGATCATGGTTATTTGTTGCAAAATTTTATGAGAGTTGTATGATTTTGAACTGCAGGCCTGAAGCTGACTTCAGGGGGTTTCTCTATTACATGGATATGATGAATATATTATTGTGCAGGGAACAACGACTTCAAGCCGATGATTTTTTTATCCTCCTATTTTTGATGGAATCCTTTTGTTTGGTTTCAGTTGTATCGTTGCAGTTGGTTGCATGGAATGAATTTTTTTGCAAGTTATCTTCAAACCATCAGATGCTATTTTGTTAATGATCTGTCTGATTGCCTACTTGGTCCATCTTATATTTGATTTAAGTTGAATAGGTTGTTTGCTTGTCGACATTTTTGCTTGTATGTTTCATGTACTTGTATTTGCACATACACCTCTGTGAAATTGTCCTCTGTGCAGCCGTGCAGCCTGTGCAGGTGATCTGTCATTTGAGCGTATTAACTTTACCTCAGCAATGCAATCCAAAGGTACGGACTCCTTACTACAATACTACTACACATTTGTCGAAGCATGTGTGTCCACGCCTCCACACATTATTTATGCTTGTGCTGAGATGTACAATGTCTACACTTTCTTGAACCAGAGCACAATAATCATTTTTCTGCTATATAAGAATAGTCTCTAATGCTCTCTCTATTTGGAAGtaatccctttccttcttcttttatcAAAATATCTGTCACTTTTAGAGTATGATCATCAGATACCAGCTTTTGAATCATGACGCCAACGTAATTCGAATGGAGAAAGCATGTAAGACAAGCATAAATAATATATGGAACTGATAAAATTAGCATGTGAATTGCAGCAAACGAGCTGGCCCAAACGGGCTGGCCGGGCTCGGGATCGGCCGGGCTGGggatcgggccgggctcgggaccGGGCTGGCCCAAACGAGCTGGCCCAAACGGGCCGGCCTAGGTTAGGGCCCAACTGGGCCGGCCCaaatgggctcgggccgggctcgggccgggctcgggccttgttccttaaaaatttttcgggccccggcccggcccgaagcccggaaaaaaaattcgggccgggcttgggtaggggtttggcccgacccggcccggcccacttccagccctagttGTATCTGGGAGCCGTCGCTGACCGCTAATACCTGCACGTGGGGAGGCAACAACGGCTTTAGGACAGTGCGTCTCTTGGCGTGCGTCTTACACCTCATAAGCCAGATATTTTCTTActactattttattataattgttagaTTTTCTGTTCatgtgatttaaatattttacaaagcATCTTGCTGGACCAATATTCTAAAGCCGTTGGTACATtgttccatatatatatatatatattctgcaaGATGCATTGTTGAATACTGTTCTTGTTAATCTCTATTAGAAATTATTGTTAGTTTAGCTTTAGATTCTTAATTTTAACATTAaactgtttaa
Coding sequences within:
- the LOC120108999 gene encoding NAP1-related protein 2-like isoform X2 → MQIFKYLVSLDVEDCQDLKSGYSIIFNFSPNPYFEDTKLVKTYSFTEEGVANITGTTIKWKEGMEIANGNGHEKKGGKRPFTKESFFSWFGKTQQKNFSDGVTDEVAEIIKEDLCPNPLKYFNNEADEEDFDGDEDDEEGSEDDEDGEQDDDEEDDDEDDS
- the LOC120108999 gene encoding NAP1-related protein 2-like isoform X1, whose product is MQIFKYLVSLDVEDCQDLKSGYSIIFNFSPNPYFEDTKLVKTYSFTEEGVANITGTTIKWKEGMEIANGNGHEKKGGKRPFTKESFFSWFGKTQQKNFSDGVTDEVAEIIKEDLCPNPLKYFNNEADEEDFDGDEDDEEKGSEDDEDGEQDDDEEDDDEDDS